The genome window TAAACATTCACAACAAACTAGAATTTACAAAAGACTTAACACATCAAGTTAAAGTTTTAACTAACAAACATAACCTATTTTAACAAAAGTATTTTGACCCATTAACGATATTTCAAAAGTTGCGGAAGCGCATGAAAGGCGTTCAAGTGTGTTCGATTTGAGCGAAGCGTAACCACCTAAACTTGAGTTTTACCTAAAACCAATACAACAAAAGCAACATTAGCATATAATTCATAATTCAACTAATTTTCAATGAACATGATGAACTAATATTCGCCATTTTAAATTAGTACAATACTTGACTAACTCTTTCTTGAATTCGACTTTCTTGTTTTCATAACCATCTCGGTTACACCATTCTTTCTCATATGACTCATTCGGAATGAGTATAttacttagccattcttcctcaTAAGGCTCTTCTTATCCTAACCCGTTTACAACGGATTTGCAACATAACACCCTTGTCATGATTCGTtctaattattcgacccgttcaaaaCGGATGTTAGTAAACTCATTCTCAAAATTCACATATcaattgtttgacccgtttacaACGAGTCATCATCACAAACCTACATCTAACATACACTTCTAATGAATTGACCCGTTCGGGATAATTCGACAACATAAACATATAACAAATTCACTTTGATACAATAAGCAATCAAATCTACAATTTAAAACATAAAGACACCTTTACTACAATTCAAAATGTACAAGTAACATACCTCGGTCTTGATTTCCTTCTTGCTTCGTGTGGCTTGAACCTTCTTCCTTTAGCCCTATACATATAAACATTTACATTAAGACTTTCGCATTCCATATTTACTTCTCAATGGTGTTTTTGGGATAAAGCATCTTAGTTCAATTCGAATGTTATTTACAAACTTAAAACATGACCATCATATACATATTCTAAGTCAAAAATGCAGAATTTCTCATTGAGGCATTTTGTCGAACACTTGGCGTGTGTACCATCAACAATGCATTATGTACAAGTGTTCAAGCATAAACCTACTAATTCACATCATGGTTTGTCAAGCTTAACAATTTCAACTAATCTTTCATCTCTTAACTATCTATAATCAAAATACACTTCCTACAACTTTACATTACAACAATTACTACTCCTATAACCTTTAATCATTCATCATCATCTATGCATACAAGTGGGTTTTCTAACATAGGTCACTAATTTGAGAAATTTCAAGCATATACTCGTTCTAATTGATTAAACTAACATACATTCATTCCCAATTCATGCATCTTTAAGATTGATCAAAACCCACtttcttcaaaatcatcaaatcacAAAATTTCAACTTACCGTTTGTTAAGAAGGTTAAGATGATCAAGATTTGAGTTTCATGCACCAATTTAACATTAGATTCCCCTTTCAATTTGCTTGTTCTTGGCCAAGAAGGGTTTGCCCCTTTTCCTCTTGTCTTGGTCGAACTCAAACACACACCCCAGTGTGTGTTttgagtttgtttgttttaaatacTTTCTTTTTCCATTTTGCCATGTTTAGTCCCTCTAGATTATGTGTTTGTTTATTCTTAGGCATTTTCTCATTCTTAGGCATATATCATAACATATTCTTTAActaaatttattttataattaactTTTAACAATTATACATAATTtaccatttttggggtgttacaattttcaaaagactaagtgacaggtactatacgCAATTAGGTTATGAGCTGCTTGGTGTCAATAAaagatcttgcaaatccttaggaTGCCCTAAAGTCTGTTAAATTTCATTTTGTACATTTTAtaatgatccgcctgtggatttgATATTACAAGCTCGTCTGTAATTATTACTTTGGTATTTTCAGACAATTGGGTTTgcaataatattttatattccaagacttccgctgtgctattatgtgtatgtttgactatgacatTACCAACAATATCGGGTTGTGACaccacaacctacttatttccaACAATATTTcctcttattaactaggttaaacgttcctagttaacttagtgggttcggggaggttataacccgttttattttaagtctcgttaactcgggcctcttgtaaacttttattttctcaaaagctttcgttcaccttttatttaatattaggtttatttatttaaatcataatattcaccgggttaatttttaccactaacggtattttacccgttcattaatattaacgtggtttgatcaccaaacccgtttttggggtgttacaattttACTCCAATACTTCCGCTGCATATTATTatattgtgataactgttatccAACCGTCACGACTATACCCATCCGGGCCCACCgggaatcggggtgtgacagtatatgTAGATGCGATAATTGAAGTGTATAATGCTTACGACAAATTTACAACTCATCGCGATGCAAGTGTTAACaattggattttttttaatatgCTTATGACTATTATTTTCGTATTCGTGTGTATGTTTATTGAGATGCAACAATGGTTTTCATACATACTTGTTATgtaaaattattatttaattgacATGTGTAAGGCTAATGACACCGCTACGATTATGTAAATCTTCGAGTCATGGTCCAATTATGAAAACATTGCCTAAGTATTGTGTTCCCGCAACAACGCACAAACACCCTATACGCGTATCCGAATACCCATCCCAATTAATAAATAGTGGTGTCAAATTTTTTATATgattttgtgtttctttttttcaTCCCAAACTCAAAAAAAGTAGTTTTCTCCCGGGAGTATCTTCTTCTCATAACGTCTGATCACCCAAATTTCAAAAACAGATAACAATATCCACGTGGCAAAATTCTATTAGCCACCCATCAACACCTCATCATCCAGATAATATTCAAACATGATCAACACCCACACACAGTATCAAACCTTCCCTCCAATGGAGGTTCTCACAAATTAAATGAACCACAAAAACCATTAAAAGATAtttcaatttttcaaaaatgGCTCCAGCTTTAACAGCCAATTCATTTCTCTTAACCACTTCACCACACTCAAGACTAACTTCACTCAAAAAACCAAACAGATTGGTTGTATGTGCTAAGAAAAGTGAATCATCTTCGGCTGGAGATGTCGAAACGGAGAATTCGAATGGGTTTCGCTTCGGGTTCGACTTTGGGAAGGTTTCGGATGTGAATTCGTTGATACGGGTTGTGAATAATGGATCGTCTGGTGCGGTGTTTGGTAAACGAAAGGATCCGAATACGGTGTTTGTTGCTGGTGCTACTGGACAGGCGGGTATTCGGATTGCGCAGACGCTGCTTCGGGAAGGGTTTAGTGTTCGGGCGGGTGTGCCTGAGCTCGGTGCTGCACAGGATTTAGCGCGGTTGGCGGTTAATTATAAGGTTTGGTTTGTATGTATTTATTTATACCATAATTAAGAGATATGATATGGTATGATATGATTTGGTTGGTTTCTATATAGTTGATTGATAATTAGGCTTGTATACGAACTGAATGAACATGAACGGGAGTTGTTCATGCACATTCGATTAAGCTTAACCGAATGAGCATGAATGGTGCTTGTTCATGCTCATTCGTTTAAGCTTAACCGAATGAGCACGAATGGTGCTTGTTCATGCCCATTCGTTTAAGTTTAACTGaacaaacgaacgaacatgaacatacaAAATGAACAaattttcttgttcatgttcgttcgttaagaaaatgaACATGTTTGTGGTCGTTTATGTTGAACGAATTTTCTTACATGTTGGTTCGTTAAGAAAATGAACATGTTTGTGTTCGTATATGTTCTAAACCAGTGGTGAAGCTTGAAAATTTTCAtcggggggtcggaagtcaccggacctaatatttggggggtcaaaaacgtatatacctagaaaattctatacgaaacgcACATACATAAcattactgagcgaaaagttcggggggtcgggcgcccctcccggccccttgaaAGCTACGCCTCTGTtctaaacgaacataaatgaacgagcGTAAgtgaaagaagaaaatgaacctGTTCTTGTTCGTTCGTTCAGTTTATTAGCCCGGTTACTCAAGGCATGGATTTAAAATTTGATTGGGTGATATGACAGGCCAATTAGTATTgctaataaatataaataaatttaaataaatatGTAAGCGGACATAAACAAACGAATATAACTGAACAAACATAACTAGCGTAAACGAAGGTAATCCgacaaacataaacgaacgtttacgaacataaatgaatgaacagGACATGTGTTCACATgcgttcatttaactaaatgaaCAGGTTTTTACGTTCATGCTCGTTCGCTTATTAACTAAACTAACATAAACCAAAATTCCCACCGAACAGTTCAGTTTGTTTACATGCCTATTAATAATGCATAACACTTTACGATGTTTTCATTATTCTACACAGGTAATCTCCACCGAAGAATCCAAACGCCTGAACGCGGTGGAATCAAGTTTCCAAGACCCCGAAGCCATTGCAAAAGCAATCGGGAACGCCACAAAAGCCGTAGTCACAATCGGCCCATGTGAAAACGGTCCAACCACAGAGGTCACCACATCAGAAGCCCTGCAGTTAATCCAAGGCGCTCAACTAGCCGGTGTGAGCCACATCACCATAATCTACGACGCATCAACACCATCATTCACCTCAACCAACAATGTACTTGATGGGATCTCATCATTCTTCAACAACTTCTTCTCAAAGTCACAGCCATTGACTTTGAAAGAGTTTATAGATGGATTAATAACAACTGATTTGAAGTACACTTTGATCAAGACCAAACTGACCGATGATTCGGCCTCTGAGAGTTCGTACAACGTTGTTGTGACCGCTGAAGGAATCACACAGGAAAACGACTAcaaagtaatgtaatgtaatgtatgcCATTGTTTCTTTGATCAAGTAATTTTAGATCCTTAAAAACATTTTAGGAAACTGTTGAAGAGTTGAAATCTCGGTGA of Helianthus annuus cultivar XRQ/B chromosome 1, HanXRQr2.0-SUNRISE, whole genome shotgun sequence contains these proteins:
- the LOC110868278 gene encoding protein PLASTID TRANSCRIPTIONALLY ACTIVE 16, chloroplastic produces the protein MAPALTANSFLLTTSPHSRLTSLKKPNRLVVCAKKSESSSAGDVETENSNGFRFGFDFGKVSDVNSLIRVVNNGSSGAVFGKRKDPNTVFVAGATGQAGIRIAQTLLREGFSVRAGVPELGAAQDLARLAVNYKVISTEESKRLNAVESSFQDPEAIAKAIGNATKAVVTIGPCENGPTTEVTTSEALQLIQGAQLAGVSHITIIYDASTPSFTSTNNVLDGISSFFNNFFSKSQPLTLKEFIDGLITTDLKYTLIKTKLTDDSASESSYNVVVTAEGITQENDYKVTKSQIASLVADVFSNTEVAENKVVELATSPDAAAKPVSELFSAILEDGRRQAYVDAITKAEAEEAEEAIKAAEKAAEKDVKKLDSPDDFQEQAATAQKSFNDLMARFKTATSKITETPESEPTTEDGPDPDTAPGLALSWGKLSSGFASAVKNNPIELPKVQIATVRGQAKAQNLTPKPAVVKKPAAAKRAPPPAQQPKPKESKAEVRKIFGGVFQQETIYVDD